From the Aphelocoma coerulescens isolate FSJ_1873_10779 unplaced genomic scaffold, UR_Acoe_1.0 HiC_scaffold_375, whole genome shotgun sequence genome, one window contains:
- the LOC138101634 gene encoding LOW QUALITY PROTEIN: zinc finger protein 576-like (The sequence of the model RefSeq protein was modified relative to this genomic sequence to represent the inferred CDS: deleted 2 bases in 2 codons), translated as PRGTPPSPPGRPRDQEEEEEEEEEGGGGAPVPPPRAPAQGLQYRLGSRRCRRCLITFPDAAFAARHAKRQHPRDFAAAALRGALFVCFVCARPFGSSAALLRHQRGHHARPPGAPPPPPRPSPPAPPAPPPLACTECGRAFAREGALHRHYIRHRARRALRGAARPRGAAPDNKKGGRAAAAERFCARVTSRRRRERAVTPGDVAAPTMTSPLPAMTSPLPPVTSPP; from the exons ccccgcgggacccccccgagcccccccgggcggccccgggaccaggaggaggaggaggaggaggaggaggaaggggggggaggggcccccgtgccccccccccgggccccggCCCAAGGGCTCC agt ACCGCCTGGgctcccgccgctgccgccgctgcctcATCACCTTCCCGGACGCCGCCTTCGCCGCC CGCCACGCCAAGCGCCAGCAC CCGCGCGActtcgccgccgccgccctgcGCGGGGCGCTCTTCGTCTGCTTCGTCTGCGCCCGCCCCTTCGGCTCCTCCGCGGCGCTGCTGCGCCACCAGCGCGGCCACCacgcccgcccgcccggcgcccctccccccccgccgcgcccctccccccccgccccgccggcccctCCCCCGCTGGCCTGCACGGAGTGCGGCCGCGCCTTCGCCCGCGAGGGGGCGCTGCACCGGCACTACATCCGGCACCGCGCGCGGCGAGCTCTGAGGGGCGCGGCCCGGCCGCGGGGGGCGGCGCCGGACAATAAAAAGGGCGgcagggcggcggcggccgagcGGTTCTGTGCCCGCGTGACGTCACGGCGCCGGCGCGAGCGCGCGGTGACGCCTGGTGACGTCGCCGCCCCGACGATGACATCACCGCTCCCAGCGATGACGTCACCGCTCCCTCCCGTGACGTCGCCACCCTAA